From the Lampris incognitus isolate fLamInc1 chromosome 6, fLamInc1.hap2, whole genome shotgun sequence genome, one window contains:
- the galk2 gene encoding N-acetylgalactosamine kinase has translation MTTNPPKLKTTVAANERVQKLKNAHEQKYGKSPLFYAYAPGRVNLIGEHIDYCGYSVLPMAIEQNILATVSVNDAGTIQLANTNPHYKDFTVSCADIKIDRDDPQWYYYFLCGVKGIQENFGISHLAGMQCVLDGTIPPSSGLSSSSALVCCAGLLTMEANNKSLSKVAIAEICAKCEHYIGTEGGGMDQSISFMAEEGTAKLIEFNPLRAIDVKLPDGAVFVISNCCVEMNKAASSHFNIRVVECRIATKMLAKARNLEWSRLFKLAQVQAELKVSLGEMLSLVDEVLHTEPYSREEICKTLGITPEELCTDLLSANTQHVTHFKLHQRARHVYGEAERVLQFESVCDSEPAESIQLLGDLMNQSHASCRNLYECSCPELDQLVDICLKSGAVGSRLTGAGWGGCAVSMVPTEKMDSFLQAVRKAFYAPDPRKTTMEKQSLFMSKPGGGAAILIEE, from the exons ATGACGACGAACCCACCTAAGTTAAAAACCACCGTTGCTGCGAATGAAAG GGTGCAGAAATTGAAAAATGCACATGAGCAAAAATATGGAAAATCTCCTCTCTTCTATGCATATGCCCCCGGAAGGGTAAATCTAATAG GAGAACATATTGACTACTGTGGCTATTCTGTACTTCCAATGGCCATCGAACAGAATATCCTTGCGACTGTCTCAGTCAATGATGCAGGAACAATCCAGCTGGCCAACACAAATCCTCATTACAA GGATTTCACTGTGTCTTGCGCTGACATCAAAATCGACAGAGACGATCCACAGTGGTATTATTATTTTCTCTGTGGGGTCAAAGGTATCCAG GAGAACTTTGGGATCTCTCATTTGGCTGGGATGCAATGTGTTCTAGATGGTACCATTCCCCCAAGCTCTGGCCTTTCTAGTTCTAGTGCCTTAGTTTGTTGTGCTGGGCTTTTAACCATGGAGGCAAACAACAAGTCCCTCTCTAAG GTGGCGATAGCTGAGATTTGTGCCAAATGTGAGCATTACATTGGGACTGAGGGAGGGGGCATGGACCAGTCAATATCATTTATGGCAGAAGAAGGAACA GCAAAGCTAATCGAGTTCAACCCTCTGCGAGCAATTGATGTCAAGCTTCCTGATGGGGCAGTGTTTGTGATCTCAAACTGCTGCGTGGAGATGAACAAAGCTGCCTCGTCTCACTTCAACATCCGTGTGGTGGAATGTCGAATAGCCACAAAG ATGCTAGCCAAGGCCCGGAATCTGGAGTGGAGCAGGTTGTTTAAGCTGGCCCAGGTTCAGGCAGAGCTGAAAGTCTCACTGGGAGAGATGCTGAGTTTAGTGGATGAGGTGCTCCATACCGAGCCATACAGTCGAGAGGAGATCTGCAAAACCCTGGGCATAACCCCTGAGGAACTTTGCACAGACCTGCTCAGCGCCAACACCCAGCATG TCACCCACTTCAAGCTGCACCAGCGTGCCAGGCATGTCTACGGTGAGGCTGAGCGAGTCCTGCAGTTTGAGAGCGTGTGTGATTCTGAACCAGCTGAGTCCATTCAGCTTTTAGGGGACCTGATGAATCAGAGCCATGCCAGTTGTAGAAACCTGTATGAATGCAGTTGCCCTGAACTTGACCAGCTGGTGGATATTTGTCT GAAGTCAGGAGCTGTGGGCTCCCGGCTGACAGGTGCAGGATGGGGAGGCTGTGCTGTCTCTATGGTTCCCACTGAGAAGATGGACTCTTTCTTACAAGCAGTGAGGAAGGCATTCTACGCTCCTGATCCACGGAAAACCACCATGGAAAAACAAAGTCTCTTCATGTCAAAGCCAGGTGGAGGAGCGGCCATTTTAATTGAGGAATGA